One Nitrospirota bacterium genomic region harbors:
- a CDS encoding DUF4340 domain-containing protein, giving the protein MRQAWLTILMALVLAGLGAYVYWVELPAERKQADAEAQEKKLLPFEEREITGLTVRTDGSEVVLAAAEPRTWRITAPMQTEADAREVDAMVRALALGKVSRVVQEQAAALAPFGLEKPPVVLTVSAGSRQETLSLGDSGPISSTLYALRGSDRKVLLTTLAPKDFLNKTLLTFRKKEVLRLDQGEVDRVRLTSAAGEIVLYRSDQASPHGPAAPAAGRKWKVVFPIEAEADQAEARGLLLKLEDLKALGFVDPGSEQAALLKRLTTPAVKITVHTAGGDQTVKLFQPDPASGEAYAVTAPEAPVYRVSPQAIRDFTKELFTLQDKRLLGMNLQDVAILSVKTREEQYVLINQSGTWVLEDQPAEKLNQEKVALFVSRVADLPAEIRVVKQAGPLAPYGLSSPAAEFTATGKDGKTKGRLILGTKTGGLVYAIGQGLPGIHQARSDLLSQIPAKRELPAGAEPGGGTKS; this is encoded by the coding sequence ATGCGACAAGCCTGGCTCACGATCCTGATGGCGCTGGTGCTGGCAGGGTTAGGCGCCTACGTCTACTGGGTCGAGCTGCCCGCCGAGCGGAAACAGGCCGACGCGGAGGCGCAGGAGAAGAAGCTCCTCCCCTTCGAGGAGCGGGAGATCACCGGCCTCACGGTCCGGACCGACGGGAGCGAGGTGGTCCTCGCCGCCGCCGAGCCCCGGACCTGGCGCATCACCGCCCCGATGCAGACCGAGGCGGACGCGCGCGAGGTGGACGCCATGGTCCGGGCGCTCGCGCTGGGCAAGGTCTCGCGGGTCGTGCAGGAGCAGGCGGCGGCGCTCGCGCCCTTCGGCCTCGAGAAGCCGCCCGTGGTGCTGACGGTCTCGGCCGGCTCCCGCCAGGAGACCCTCTCGCTCGGCGACAGCGGCCCGATCTCCTCCACCCTCTACGCCCTGCGCGGGTCGGACCGGAAGGTCCTGCTGACCACGCTCGCCCCCAAGGACTTCCTGAACAAGACGCTGCTGACCTTCCGCAAGAAGGAGGTGCTGCGCCTGGACCAGGGGGAGGTGGACCGGGTGCGGCTGACCTCCGCGGCCGGCGAAATCGTCCTCTACCGCTCCGACCAGGCCTCCCCGCACGGGCCGGCCGCTCCGGCGGCCGGCCGGAAATGGAAGGTGGTCTTCCCGATCGAGGCCGAGGCCGACCAGGCGGAGGCGCGGGGGCTGCTCCTGAAGCTGGAGGACCTCAAGGCGCTGGGCTTCGTCGATCCGGGATCGGAGCAGGCGGCGCTGCTGAAGCGGCTGACGACGCCGGCCGTCAAGATCACCGTCCACACGGCCGGCGGGGACCAGACCGTCAAGCTCTTCCAGCCGGACCCGGCGAGCGGGGAGGCCTACGCCGTCACCGCGCCCGAGGCGCCGGTCTACCGGGTCAGCCCGCAGGCCATCCGGGACTTCACCAAGGAGCTCTTCACCCTCCAGGACAAGCGGCTCCTGGGGATGAACCTCCAGGACGTCGCCATCCTGTCCGTCAAGACCCGCGAGGAGCAGTACGTCCTCATCAACCAGAGCGGAACCTGGGTTCTCGAAGACCAGCCGGCGGAAAAGCTCAACCAGGAGAAGGTGGCCCTCTTCGTGAGCCGGGTCGCGGACCTGCCGGCGGAGATCCGGGTGGTCAAGCAGGCCGGACCACTGGCCCCCTACGGCCTCTCTTCGCCCGCCGCCGAATTCACCGCCACGGGCAAGGACGGCAAGACGAAGGGCCGGCTGATCCTGGGGACCAAGACCGGCGGGCTCGTCTACGCGATCGGCCAGGGGCTCCCGGGCATCCACCAGGCCCGCTCGGACCTCCTCTCCCAGATTCCCGCCAAGCGCGAGCTGCCGGCCGGCGCCGAGCCGGGAGGCGGCACGAAATCATAA